Proteins encoded together in one Penaeus vannamei isolate JL-2024 chromosome 11, ASM4276789v1, whole genome shotgun sequence window:
- the LOC113800107 gene encoding uncharacterized protein: MTRVMFLAVVAAFAICAEAASLGNQLQLQAEGGSEEELHRAKRQFSWSSNQDITQIGGEGSTGEQIVNSHNTFLGNHQKVTQFGKADNNKQIVRQGFSLFGPSVQEVKQIATGKGYQHQIIEQKGSIFGTTKHKYIQRGGTKQVLIGK, from the exons ATGACGCGTGTGATGTTCCTGGCGGTGGTCGCTGCTTTCGCCATCTGTGCCGAGGCAGCTTCACTGGGTAATCAACTCCAGCTGCAGGCAGAGGGAG GCTCTGAAGAGGAACTGCACCGAGCAAAACGTCAATTTTCTTGG TCCAGCAACCAAGACATAACACAGATCGGTGGAGAAGGGAGCACCGGAGAGCAGATTGTCAATTCCCACAATACCTTCCTTGGTAATCATCAGAAGGTTACGCAGTTTGGCAAGGCAGACAACAACAAGCAGATTGTGCGTCAGGGCTTCTCTCTGTTCGGCCCCAGTGTACAAGAAGTCAAGCAGATTGCCACAGGGAAAGGTTACCAGCACCAGATTATCGAGCAAAAGGGAAGCATCTTTGGGACAACTAAACATAAGTATATTCAGAGAGGAGGAACTAAGCAGGTACTTATTGGCAAGTAA